In Myxococcus stipitatus, a single window of DNA contains:
- a CDS encoding SAVED domain-containing protein produces the protein MAEPKVLTIELGRVEKLDQPTAFEEKRQSYFARGPYGKLSAAPFPWDEVAELRDAFREEEPPAAARRKMGALLLRFLRDVLKGTTGWGAYESALLASDGTSAPCLLRFRFSASELFSLPWAVLELDRNRSLGSIRPYPVQFEWASNHPAPAMAARSGRVLFAWAEPVGTDPVDVDAHLEALEEAGFGFDRERDVLEDVDVESLRETLQRARDEGRPFQVLHLLCHGSEESGMFGLVWNASRGSSAPEVVVGDRIRDVLAPFKEDLQVVVLSACHGGDPGRPGTTFGGVAHDIHKMGFPGVIASLMPLSVDGSVLMTRAFHEAFGARGASIREAYQAAHAALPLDTSDWASLQLFMPAPSEDVPARGERIVFDPDRPPRLPDEIAVAYEVNFNVPEGQVAEALKGHAPPAIPTVVLHPLREAAVGLPRTQSEWRRALGQAERLVAAMGPQVSRVHLLGRAPLPLMFHLGWLLKRVRVFTYQFSKSGRDGMWPCFHDSNEVVDADEPFFAPYVLPDARACVAAGNRMVMTIEVQPFIADSDLSRWLGADPPIPVMRLQMARPPSETALRRERDSARALAEFSKVLERIHVDLRTEVREISLLLACPASLAAVLGGAYSPMARATIKLFNFSPGEGYTEVPWSGGVPPRATSGS, from the coding sequence GAGACGCGTTCCGCGAGGAGGAGCCACCGGCGGCCGCGCGGAGGAAGATGGGGGCGCTGCTGCTCCGCTTCCTGCGGGACGTGCTCAAGGGGACCACGGGGTGGGGCGCGTATGAGTCCGCGTTGCTCGCCTCGGACGGGACGTCCGCGCCCTGCCTGCTGCGCTTCCGGTTCAGCGCGAGCGAGCTGTTCAGCCTGCCGTGGGCGGTGCTGGAGCTCGACCGCAACCGGAGCCTGGGCTCCATCCGGCCATATCCCGTCCAGTTCGAGTGGGCCAGCAACCACCCCGCGCCCGCGATGGCGGCGCGCTCGGGGCGCGTGTTGTTCGCCTGGGCAGAACCGGTGGGGACAGACCCCGTCGACGTGGATGCGCACCTGGAGGCGCTGGAGGAGGCGGGCTTCGGCTTCGACCGGGAGCGGGACGTCCTGGAAGACGTCGACGTGGAGTCCCTGCGCGAGACCCTCCAGCGGGCTCGCGACGAAGGACGACCCTTCCAGGTCCTCCACCTCCTGTGTCACGGGAGCGAGGAGTCCGGGATGTTCGGACTGGTGTGGAACGCGTCCCGCGGGTCGAGCGCGCCCGAGGTCGTCGTGGGGGACCGGATCCGCGATGTCCTGGCTCCTTTCAAGGAAGACCTCCAGGTCGTCGTCCTCAGCGCTTGTCATGGAGGAGACCCAGGACGCCCGGGGACCACGTTCGGTGGCGTGGCGCATGACATCCACAAGATGGGGTTCCCGGGTGTCATCGCCTCGCTGATGCCGCTGTCCGTGGATGGTTCGGTCCTGATGACCCGCGCGTTCCATGAAGCCTTCGGCGCGCGAGGGGCCTCCATCCGCGAGGCCTATCAGGCCGCTCACGCGGCGCTGCCGCTCGACACGTCGGACTGGGCCTCCCTCCAGCTCTTCATGCCCGCGCCTTCCGAGGACGTGCCCGCCCGGGGGGAGCGCATCGTGTTCGACCCCGACCGGCCTCCCAGGCTGCCGGACGAGATCGCCGTCGCCTACGAGGTGAACTTCAACGTGCCGGAGGGGCAGGTCGCGGAGGCGTTGAAGGGACACGCGCCTCCGGCCATTCCCACCGTGGTCCTCCATCCGCTCCGCGAGGCCGCCGTGGGACTGCCGCGCACGCAGAGCGAGTGGCGACGCGCGCTCGGACAGGCGGAGCGGCTCGTGGCCGCGATGGGGCCTCAGGTCAGTCGCGTGCATCTGCTGGGACGCGCGCCCCTGCCTCTCATGTTCCATCTGGGGTGGTTGCTCAAGCGCGTGCGCGTCTTCACGTACCAGTTCTCCAAGTCGGGACGTGACGGCATGTGGCCCTGCTTCCACGACTCCAACGAGGTCGTCGACGCTGACGAGCCCTTCTTCGCGCCCTATGTCCTGCCCGACGCGCGAGCGTGTGTCGCCGCGGGGAATCGCATGGTGATGACGATCGAGGTCCAACCGTTCATCGCGGATTCGGACCTGTCGCGCTGGTTGGGGGCGGACCCGCCGATTCCGGTGATGCGTCTGCAGATGGCGCGGCCGCCCTCCGAGACAGCGCTCCGGCGGGAGAGGGATTCGGCCCGGGCCCTGGCGGAGTTTTCCAAGGTCCTGGAACGCATCCATGTCGACCTCCGGACGGAGGTGCGGGAGATCTCCCTGCTCCTGGCCTGTCCCGCCAGCCTCGCGGCGGTGCTCGGCGGTGCCTACAGCCCGATGGCGCGCGCCACCATCAAGCTCTTCAACTTCAGCCCTGGCGAGGGTTACACCGAGGTCCCGTGGTCAGGAGGTGTCCCTCCCCGAGCCACGAGCGGCAGCTGA
- a CDS encoding right-handed parallel beta-helix repeat-containing protein encodes MTRADTLRLALLTGALAVVAGCHLDDSLPAGADPSGSLRVVAVLPRSLPPESTVAVEGSFTATGGEAHPLSLTESTVAGESWQLLARGLSAGEGGTLRVRAAGEGGGTLGEVVVSDVVLLDHHPALVVVVPHPAPPTEGPASPFIDAVVAPRAAVPPGESMKLRVQARAPEAGVTLSYAWSASAGTFEEATSAAPEWTAPQKRGPVTFTVRVSDPGGATSTLEFGVNVEVGGGWGLDLPATLNRAPLVPEVGAGPTEQARPGEPLAIQAVGLDEDSDSLTFAWSATCEGTFADANAAQTTFTPTSLPTGACDNCRLSVVVRDSQGAHMERSVDVCVRTVLPPEITATSQSATSASSAELVKLSVSAKDPYGEPLTFAWTTNLGLLSRGSREGDTSLVEWTELSCIPADAEPTITVTVRNASGLTATHAFPVTWASTRCGEHPPCSMSLASERVTLTADCTTEQTVRIPDGFTFDGDGHTLTAVDPREGHFTGAVLTNQGLTAHVVDVKVTARGLAEQVCDAGAARLRGILFEGATGSIVDSEVVDIHQKEGQGACQEGVAIDVRAAAGATLTPSVDIRNNRVTGFQKAGITAVGQVLVNVEGNLVDGGGQVATVARNGIQFSSGATGRVVGNEVRGHAYTGPDWTSAGILVAGGPLYGTPLCEDIVIRGNTLADNDVGIDLAQSDADGSPLDASTNIEVVDNTLTHARAVKLGHPYQAGISDLGGANRISQNRFDGPGYSRATQPGVTFDVDVEAASASRLAFLSPKLDARVGECSAALVVQSQDGVGNLSALASPALRVEAMGSATADLTLYRDATCGDAIPRDAAGWSLALTAPQHEAVFYFRASQPGAVMLTVTGDGVSTNQEHTVR; translated from the coding sequence ATGACTCGAGCGGACACGCTGCGTCTGGCCTTGCTCACCGGAGCGCTGGCGGTGGTTGCCGGATGTCATCTCGATGACTCGCTCCCCGCGGGCGCGGACCCCTCGGGGTCGCTGCGGGTGGTGGCGGTGCTTCCCCGCTCGTTGCCTCCGGAGTCGACGGTGGCCGTGGAGGGCAGCTTCACGGCGACGGGCGGCGAGGCCCATCCCTTGTCCCTGACGGAGTCCACTGTCGCCGGTGAGTCGTGGCAGCTGCTCGCGCGGGGCCTCTCCGCGGGAGAGGGCGGGACGCTGCGCGTGCGCGCGGCCGGCGAGGGCGGTGGGACGCTGGGGGAGGTGGTGGTATCGGACGTGGTGCTCCTGGACCACCACCCCGCGCTCGTCGTGGTCGTGCCCCATCCCGCGCCGCCGACCGAGGGCCCCGCGTCGCCCTTCATCGACGCGGTCGTGGCGCCCCGCGCCGCCGTGCCACCGGGCGAGTCGATGAAGCTGCGCGTGCAGGCGCGCGCGCCGGAGGCGGGCGTGACGCTGAGCTACGCCTGGAGCGCCTCGGCCGGTACGTTCGAGGAGGCCACCTCCGCCGCTCCGGAGTGGACCGCGCCCCAGAAGCGGGGCCCGGTGACGTTCACGGTGCGGGTCTCGGACCCGGGTGGCGCGACGAGCACGCTGGAGTTCGGCGTGAACGTGGAGGTGGGCGGAGGCTGGGGATTGGACTTGCCCGCGACGCTCAACCGCGCGCCGCTCGTGCCCGAGGTCGGCGCGGGCCCCACCGAGCAGGCCCGCCCCGGCGAACCCCTGGCCATCCAGGCGGTGGGCCTCGACGAGGACTCCGATTCGCTCACCTTCGCGTGGTCCGCCACGTGTGAAGGCACCTTCGCGGACGCGAACGCCGCGCAGACCACCTTCACGCCGACCTCGCTCCCCACCGGGGCGTGCGACAACTGCCGCCTGTCCGTGGTCGTGCGCGACAGCCAGGGCGCGCACATGGAGCGCTCGGTGGACGTGTGCGTGCGCACCGTCCTCCCGCCCGAAATCACCGCCACGTCGCAGTCCGCCACGAGCGCGTCGTCGGCGGAGCTGGTGAAGCTGTCGGTCTCCGCGAAGGACCCCTACGGCGAGCCGCTCACCTTCGCCTGGACGACGAACCTGGGCCTGCTGAGCCGCGGCTCCCGCGAAGGGGACACCAGCCTCGTGGAATGGACCGAGCTGTCCTGCATCCCCGCCGACGCGGAGCCCACCATCACCGTGACGGTGCGCAACGCCTCCGGGTTGACGGCGACGCACGCCTTCCCCGTGACGTGGGCGAGCACACGGTGTGGCGAGCACCCGCCCTGCTCGATGTCGCTGGCGTCAGAGCGGGTGACGTTGACGGCGGACTGCACGACGGAGCAGACGGTGCGCATCCCGGATGGGTTCACGTTCGATGGAGATGGGCACACGCTCACGGCGGTGGACCCACGCGAGGGCCACTTCACCGGCGCGGTGCTGACGAACCAGGGGCTGACGGCGCACGTCGTCGACGTGAAGGTGACGGCGCGCGGCCTCGCGGAGCAGGTCTGTGACGCGGGCGCCGCGCGGCTGCGTGGAATCCTCTTCGAGGGCGCGACGGGCTCCATCGTCGACAGCGAGGTGGTGGACATCCACCAGAAGGAGGGCCAGGGCGCTTGTCAGGAGGGCGTGGCCATCGACGTGCGCGCGGCGGCTGGCGCCACCCTGACCCCGAGCGTCGACATCCGGAACAACCGCGTGACCGGCTTCCAGAAGGCGGGCATCACGGCCGTCGGACAGGTGCTGGTGAACGTCGAGGGCAACCTCGTCGATGGCGGCGGCCAGGTCGCCACCGTCGCGCGCAATGGCATCCAGTTCAGCTCCGGCGCCACCGGGCGCGTCGTGGGGAACGAGGTGCGGGGGCACGCGTACACCGGGCCGGACTGGACGTCCGCGGGCATCCTGGTCGCGGGCGGACCGCTCTACGGCACCCCGCTGTGCGAGGACATCGTCATCCGGGGCAACACCCTGGCGGACAACGACGTGGGCATCGACCTGGCCCAGTCGGACGCGGACGGGAGCCCGCTGGACGCCTCCACGAACATCGAGGTGGTGGACAACACGCTGACGCACGCGAGGGCGGTGAAGCTGGGGCATCCGTATCAGGCGGGCATCTCCGACCTGGGCGGCGCCAACCGCATCAGCCAGAACCGGTTCGACGGGCCGGGGTACTCGCGGGCGACGCAGCCGGGCGTGACCTTCGACGTGGACGTCGAGGCGGCGTCCGCGTCGCGGCTGGCCTTCCTCTCACCGAAGCTCGACGCGCGGGTGGGGGAGTGCTCGGCGGCGCTCGTGGTGCAGAGCCAGGACGGCGTGGGCAACCTGTCCGCGCTGGCCTCTCCCGCGCTGCGCGTCGAGGCGATGGGCTCCGCCACCGCGGACCTGACCCTGTATCGGGATGCGACGTGCGGTGACGCGATACCGCGAGACGCGGCGGGCTGGTCGCTCGCCCTGACGGCGCCCCAGCACGAGGCCGTGTTCTATTTCCGCGCGAGCCAGCCTGGGGCGGTGATGCTCACCGTGACGGGCGACGGCGTGTCCACGAACCAGGAGCACACCGTCCGCTGA
- a CDS encoding SRPBCC domain-containing protein, translating into MKRHPVIHGSFTLDREYRVPPSRVFAAWADAEMKARWFIGPPERWTLVARELDFRVGGRELLHGQLTGGPSTVFTARYHDIQPDERLVYAYDMHVGGTHLSVSLATVEFIATRTGTRMRFTEQAAFLDGQDGTRSREGGTAAHFDRMAGVLERPREVLSERVVDAPLDGVYRAFIDPVQLAHWWGPKGSINTFHVFDPRPGGAWRFDMVAPDGTRYAMDKEFVEVVPGERLVLRHHQQSHQFEMRIDFAAVGERTRVTWSMRFESEEEFGKVRGFVEEANQQNFDRLEAHLTARRAAN; encoded by the coding sequence ATGAAGCGTCACCCCGTCATCCACGGCTCATTCACCCTCGACCGCGAGTACCGCGTGCCGCCATCGCGCGTCTTCGCCGCGTGGGCGGACGCGGAGATGAAGGCGCGGTGGTTCATCGGTCCGCCGGAGCGGTGGACGCTGGTGGCCCGCGAGCTGGACTTCCGCGTGGGCGGCCGGGAGCTGCTCCACGGTCAGCTCACGGGCGGTCCTTCCACCGTCTTCACCGCGCGCTACCACGACATCCAGCCCGACGAGCGGCTCGTGTATGCCTATGACATGCACGTGGGCGGTACACACCTGTCGGTGTCGCTGGCCACGGTGGAGTTCATCGCCACGCGCACGGGCACGCGCATGCGCTTCACGGAGCAGGCGGCGTTCCTGGACGGGCAGGACGGCACGCGCTCGCGGGAGGGCGGGACGGCGGCGCACTTCGACCGGATGGCGGGGGTGCTGGAGCGACCGCGCGAGGTGCTCTCCGAGCGGGTCGTCGACGCGCCTCTCGACGGGGTGTACCGCGCCTTCATCGACCCCGTGCAGCTGGCGCACTGGTGGGGGCCGAAGGGCTCCATCAACACGTTCCACGTCTTCGACCCGCGGCCCGGGGGCGCGTGGCGCTTCGACATGGTCGCGCCCGACGGCACGCGCTACGCGATGGACAAGGAGTTCGTCGAGGTCGTCCCCGGCGAGCGGCTCGTCCTCCGCCACCACCAGCAGTCACACCAGTTCGAGATGCGCATCGACTTCGCGGCGGTGGGGGAGCGGACGCGCGTGACGTGGAGCATGCGCTTCGAATCGGAGGAGGAGTTCGGGAAGGTGCGCGGGTTCGTCGAGGAGGCGAACCAGCAGAACTTCGACCGGCTCGAGGCGCACCTGACGGCGCGGCGGGCCGCCAACTGA
- a CDS encoding ArsR/SmtB family transcription factor codes for MLNSDSVDRVFHALGDANRRAIIERLSRGALSVSELAKPLDITLAAVVQHLQVLEESGLVRTEKVGRVRSCQLQSEGLRVAEAWLSDRRGLWERSFDRLGQLLEEAEAPPGPSRRRKDRP; via the coding sequence ATGCTGAACAGTGACTCGGTGGACCGCGTCTTCCATGCGCTGGGGGACGCCAACCGGCGAGCCATCATCGAGCGGCTGAGTCGGGGTGCGCTGTCGGTCAGTGAGCTGGCGAAGCCGCTCGACATCACGTTGGCGGCGGTGGTGCAGCACCTCCAGGTGTTGGAGGAGAGCGGGCTGGTGCGCACGGAGAAGGTGGGCCGGGTGCGCTCGTGCCAGCTCCAGTCGGAGGGGCTGCGCGTGGCCGAGGCGTGGCTTTCGGACCGCCGCGGCCTGTGGGAGCGGAGCTTCGACCGGCTGGGACAGCTCCTCGAGGAGGCGGAGGCGCCGCCGGGTCCCTCGCGACGAAGGAAGGACAGACCATGA
- the nhaA gene encoding Na+/H+ antiporter NhaA, whose amino-acid sequence MSSTPPLNSPSLPSSPPEAWEPLLRIARLATRPLERFLRIEAASGILLLVSAAVALAWANSPWAESYTHLWHTPVGVRVGSFTFERSLEWLVNDGLMVIFFFVVGMEIRRELHHGELSEWRRAALPAAAALGGMLAPAALYLLFAGAPETRSGWGVPMATDIAFALGILTLLGKRVPPALRVLLLALAVIDDLGAIVVIALFYSSGVALQGLLVAMLGLGGVFVMQRLGVRAKLAYVAPALVAWGGIYAAGIHPTIAGVLVGLMTPVRAWLGSDGFLEGVRQELEQLTRAPAGARSPHELAETLRHVDLARREALSPSESLIETLHPWVAFGIMPLFALANAGVAIGGSNLGASSWGVAGAVAVGLVVGKPLGVLLAIWLTLRLRIGTLPAGLTARHLVVLGVVAGVGFTMALFVAQLAFTDAGLLAAAKLGVLAASGGAAVLGLVLGWWLLREPSLGTIARSADEAEGSTTL is encoded by the coding sequence ATGTCCAGCACCCCGCCCCTGAACTCGCCCTCTCTCCCGTCATCTCCTCCCGAGGCCTGGGAGCCCCTGCTGCGCATCGCGCGGCTCGCGACCCGGCCGCTCGAGCGCTTCCTCCGCATCGAGGCGGCCAGCGGCATCCTGCTCCTCGTCTCGGCCGCCGTCGCGCTCGCCTGGGCGAACTCGCCGTGGGCAGAGAGCTACACACACCTGTGGCACACCCCCGTCGGAGTTCGTGTCGGGTCGTTCACCTTCGAGCGCTCGCTCGAGTGGCTCGTCAACGACGGCCTGATGGTCATCTTCTTCTTCGTGGTGGGCATGGAGATTCGCCGCGAGCTGCACCATGGCGAGCTGTCCGAGTGGAGGCGCGCCGCGCTCCCCGCCGCGGCGGCCCTGGGAGGGATGCTCGCGCCGGCGGCGCTCTACCTGCTGTTCGCGGGCGCGCCCGAGACCCGGTCGGGGTGGGGTGTCCCCATGGCGACGGACATCGCGTTCGCGCTGGGCATCCTGACGCTGCTCGGCAAGCGCGTGCCCCCCGCGCTCCGGGTGTTGCTGCTGGCCCTCGCCGTCATCGATGACCTGGGCGCCATCGTGGTCATCGCCCTCTTCTACTCCTCGGGCGTCGCGCTCCAGGGGCTCCTCGTCGCCATGCTCGGACTGGGAGGGGTGTTCGTGATGCAGCGGCTGGGCGTGCGCGCGAAGCTCGCCTACGTCGCGCCCGCGCTCGTGGCCTGGGGAGGCATCTACGCCGCGGGCATCCATCCGACGATTGCCGGTGTCCTCGTCGGCCTCATGACGCCCGTGCGCGCGTGGCTGGGGTCGGATGGCTTCCTCGAGGGAGTCCGCCAGGAGCTCGAGCAGCTCACCCGGGCGCCCGCGGGAGCCAGGTCGCCGCACGAGCTGGCGGAGACGCTCCGGCATGTCGACCTGGCGCGCCGCGAGGCGCTCTCGCCCTCGGAGAGCCTCATCGAGACCCTGCATCCGTGGGTCGCGTTCGGCATCATGCCCCTGTTCGCGCTCGCCAACGCCGGCGTCGCCATCGGGGGAAGCAACCTGGGCGCGTCCTCGTGGGGCGTCGCGGGCGCCGTGGCGGTCGGGCTCGTCGTCGGCAAACCCCTCGGCGTGCTGCTCGCCATCTGGCTCACGCTGCGGCTGCGCATCGGGACGCTCCCCGCGGGGTTGACGGCCCGCCACCTGGTCGTCCTGGGCGTCGTCGCGGGCGTGGGCTTCACGATGGCCCTGTTCGTCGCGCAGCTCGCCTTCACGGACGCGGGGCTGCTCGCGGCGGCGAAGCTCGGGGTCCTCGCCGCGAGCGGCGGCGCCGCCGTCCTGGGGTTGGTGCTGGGGTGGTGGCTCCTGCGCGAGCCCTCCTTGGGAACCATCGCGCGGAGCGCGGACGAGGCGGAGGGCTCGACGACGCTCTGA
- a CDS encoding outer membrane beta-barrel protein: MSLLEPSPLLLSLLLQQAEPSPPPAEASSQPESPSFFSRLRPEGGVDVYYGHNFNRPANAANFIPGTGTSFKRDDEVALNLVSLGVSVKPAPVGMKVLLGFGTGAEVVHAAEPEGIATGPDLWRFLQQASLSYATGPLTLEAGLYPSHIGFESFQSQLNWTYTRSWMGELSPYYQTGLKGTWAFDDAWSAQLHVLNGWQTIGDNNHGLALGTQVAYAGERLSASFNTFVGEEGTEGEDGLRLFADIVATYAVTESLRLAATADAGTQRIPGAERAWWYGAGLNARVQLAEPVALAARVEAYRDADGLMTGVTQTLTGGTLTLEARPSDVLVLKLEARHDRSTADVFATHETTADGAPVPKDSETLVVLGATAFF, translated from the coding sequence ATGTCACTCCTTGAACCATCTCCCTTGCTCTTGTCGCTGCTGCTCCAGCAGGCCGAGCCCTCTCCGCCGCCAGCCGAAGCGTCATCCCAGCCCGAGTCCCCGAGCTTCTTCTCCCGTCTGCGGCCCGAGGGCGGCGTCGACGTGTACTACGGCCACAACTTCAACCGGCCCGCCAACGCGGCGAACTTCATCCCGGGCACGGGGACGTCCTTCAAGCGCGATGACGAGGTGGCCCTCAACCTGGTGTCGCTGGGCGTGAGCGTGAAGCCGGCGCCGGTGGGGATGAAGGTGCTGCTCGGCTTCGGCACGGGCGCGGAGGTCGTCCACGCGGCGGAGCCGGAGGGCATCGCCACCGGGCCGGACCTGTGGCGGTTCCTGCAGCAGGCGTCACTGTCCTACGCCACCGGGCCGCTGACGCTGGAGGCGGGCCTCTACCCGAGCCACATCGGCTTCGAGTCCTTCCAGTCGCAGCTCAACTGGACCTACACGCGCTCGTGGATGGGCGAGCTGTCGCCCTACTACCAGACGGGCCTGAAGGGCACGTGGGCGTTCGACGACGCCTGGAGCGCGCAGCTCCACGTGCTCAATGGCTGGCAGACGATTGGTGACAACAACCACGGCCTCGCGCTGGGAACGCAGGTGGCGTACGCCGGTGAGCGGCTGTCCGCCTCCTTCAACACCTTCGTCGGCGAGGAGGGCACGGAGGGCGAGGACGGTCTGCGCCTGTTCGCGGACATCGTCGCCACCTACGCGGTGACGGAGTCCCTCCGGTTGGCCGCCACGGCGGACGCGGGGACCCAGCGCATCCCCGGCGCCGAGCGGGCGTGGTGGTACGGCGCGGGCCTGAACGCGCGCGTCCAGCTGGCCGAGCCCGTGGCCCTGGCGGCGCGCGTGGAGGCATACCGCGACGCGGACGGCCTGATGACGGGCGTCACGCAGACGCTCACCGGGGGCACGCTCACCCTGGAGGCGCGCCCCTCAGACGTGCTCGTCCTCAAGCTGGAGGCGCGGCACGACCGCTCCACCGCGGACGTCTTCGCCACCCACGAAACCACGGCCGACGGCGCGCCCGTGCCGAAGGACTCCGAGACGCTCGTCGTGCTCGGGGCCACCGCCTTCTTCTGA
- the kdpF gene encoding K(+)-transporting ATPase subunit F: MTFEYAAGAALAVALTVYLVYALLRPERF; this comes from the coding sequence ATGACCTTCGAATACGCCGCGGGCGCCGCGCTGGCCGTCGCGCTCACCGTCTACCTCGTCTACGCCCTGCTCCGTCCGGAGCGCTTCTAG
- the kdpA gene encoding potassium-transporting ATPase subunit KdpA, which yields MTLIGWSQILLFFALLVVLTKPLGAYLFRVLEGDTQPLPRVLGPVERVLLRLTGAADRREQTWVEYCGALLAFSLVSLLILYGLQRAQHVLPLNPQGLGAVGPEQAFNTAASFVANTNWQSYAGESTMSYLTQMAGLAWQNFVSAAAGLGVALALARGFTRRPGPEGAKTLGNFWVDVTRATLYVLLPISFVVALFFVSQGVLQNFSPYHELTTLEGVKQTLAMGPVASQEVIKMLGTNGGGFFNANSAHPFENPTPLTNLVQLLLIFVIPAALTYTYGKMAGDTKQGWALFAAMSVLFFAGVSAAYAAESQPNAAVATASVARDGNMEGKEVRYGVPASALFATVTTDASCGAVNAMHDSFNPLGGLVPLVNMQLGEVIFGGVGAGLYGILIMVVLAVFIAGLMVGRTPEYLGKKIESREMKLAMLYVLIFPLFILGLSAVASVIPQGVSSLNNAGPHGLTEMLYAFTSGTANNGSAFAGLNANTPFWNVSLGVAMLGGRFLMIVPALAIAGSMVGKKVVPVGPGTFPTNGLLFTGLLVSVVIIVGALTFFPALSLGPIVEHFLAGAGKVY from the coding sequence ATGACCCTCATCGGCTGGTCACAGATATTGTTGTTCTTCGCGCTCCTGGTCGTGCTGACGAAGCCGCTGGGCGCCTACCTCTTCCGCGTCCTCGAGGGCGACACCCAGCCCCTGCCGCGGGTGCTCGGCCCGGTGGAGCGCGTGCTGTTGCGCCTGACGGGCGCCGCGGACCGCCGCGAGCAGACCTGGGTGGAGTACTGCGGCGCGCTGCTCGCCTTCAGCCTCGTGAGCCTGCTCATCCTCTACGGGCTCCAGCGCGCGCAGCACGTGCTGCCCCTCAACCCCCAGGGACTGGGCGCGGTGGGGCCGGAGCAGGCGTTCAACACGGCGGCGAGCTTCGTGGCGAACACCAACTGGCAGTCGTACGCCGGCGAGTCCACCATGAGCTACCTCACGCAGATGGCGGGGCTGGCCTGGCAGAACTTCGTCTCCGCCGCCGCGGGGCTGGGCGTGGCGCTGGCGCTGGCGCGCGGCTTCACCCGTCGCCCGGGGCCGGAGGGCGCGAAGACGCTGGGCAACTTCTGGGTCGACGTCACGCGGGCCACGCTCTACGTGCTGCTGCCCATCAGCTTCGTCGTGGCCCTGTTCTTCGTGTCGCAGGGCGTGCTCCAGAACTTCTCGCCGTATCACGAGCTGACGACGCTGGAGGGCGTGAAGCAGACGCTCGCCATGGGTCCGGTGGCCTCGCAGGAGGTCATCAAGATGCTGGGCACCAACGGCGGCGGCTTCTTCAACGCCAACAGCGCCCACCCCTTCGAGAACCCGACGCCGCTCACCAACCTGGTGCAGCTGCTGCTCATCTTCGTCATCCCCGCGGCGCTCACGTACACGTACGGGAAGATGGCGGGTGACACCAAGCAGGGCTGGGCCCTGTTCGCGGCCATGTCCGTCCTCTTCTTCGCGGGCGTGTCCGCCGCCTACGCCGCCGAGTCCCAGCCCAACGCCGCGGTGGCCACCGCGTCCGTGGCGCGGGACGGGAACATGGAGGGCAAGGAGGTGCGCTACGGCGTCCCCGCCTCCGCCCTCTTCGCCACCGTCACCACCGACGCGTCGTGCGGCGCGGTGAACGCCATGCACGACAGCTTCAACCCGCTGGGCGGCCTGGTGCCGTTGGTGAACATGCAGCTGGGCGAGGTCATCTTCGGCGGCGTGGGCGCGGGGCTCTACGGCATCCTCATCATGGTGGTGCTCGCCGTCTTCATCGCCGGGCTCATGGTGGGGCGCACGCCGGAGTACCTGGGCAAGAAGATCGAATCCCGGGAGATGAAGCTCGCGATGCTCTACGTGCTCATCTTCCCGCTGTTCATCCTCGGGCTGTCGGCGGTGGCCTCCGTGATTCCCCAGGGCGTGTCCTCGCTCAACAACGCCGGGCCGCACGGCCTGACGGAGATGCTCTACGCGTTCACCAGCGGCACGGCGAACAACGGCAGCGCCTTCGCGGGGCTCAACGCCAACACACCCTTCTGGAACGTCTCGCTGGGGGTGGCCATGCTCGGCGGGCGCTTCCTGATGATCGTCCCCGCGCTGGCCATCGCCGGCTCCATGGTGGGCAAGAAGGTGGTGCCGGTGGGACCGGGCACCTTCCCCACCAACGGCCTGCTCTTCACCGGCCTGTTGGTGAGCGTCGTCATCATCGTGGGCGCGCTCACGTTCTTCCCCGCGCTCTCCCTGGGCCCCATCGTCGAGCACTTCCTCGCCGGGGCTGGAAAGGTCTACTGA